In one window of Deltaproteobacteria bacterium DNA:
- a CDS encoding PH domain-containing protein — MGTATRPSRQEALLTLQPAWRSYFVFYTAILIFGIGPSINPEVGISKAFGLIVSIFLILFVIFRRKTTFYRITKEDVHRETGFAGQVMRKSLPIEGITGIEVRRGAVHRLLRIGHLQFQSKDPNRPDLWWYGIDDPFTVKKRIEQLIKL; from the coding sequence ATGGGAACAGCAACAAGACCATCTCGACAAGAAGCCCTATTGACCCTCCAACCCGCCTGGAGGAGTTACTTCGTCTTTTATACGGCCATCCTTATTTTCGGAATTGGGCCCAGTATCAATCCTGAGGTCGGTATCAGTAAGGCTTTTGGATTGATTGTTTCTATCTTCTTAATATTGTTTGTTATCTTCAGGCGGAAAACCACCTTTTATCGGATTACAAAAGAGGACGTCCATCGGGAAACAGGATTTGCCGGTCAGGTCATGCGGAAATCCCTGCCCATAGAGGGGATCACCGGTATTGAAGTTCGTAGAGGGGCTGTTCATCGCCTCCTGCGGATCGGCCATCTTCAATTCCAATCCAAGGACCCGAATCGACCGGACCTCTGGTGGTACGGGATAGATGATCCCTTCACAGTCAAAAAAAGGATCGAGCAACTCATTAAATTATGA
- a CDS encoding PAS domain S-box protein, whose protein sequence is MPRPSSTKKEKSGALKTPQKSSKDMGLDVGYQQAIQKLHLSEKLLRASERKYRSLVESIPDIIFALDLNGSITYIGPKWKKILGHDESEVLGKFFIHFAPAEEHSFLTQVFKEARNFKKSVENICWQSHRKDGQIRYFSGSAAPLLDEQGQVVGTMGIARDITEQKKLEEQLLQAQKMESIGNLAGGIAHDFNNLLGGILGYASFVKKKMSPEDPLYHSINSIERTAGQAAELTRQLLGFARRGKYQVKPINCNALIQDLVQFLGRTIDKRITLEVDLNPRLNLIEGDEAQLQQSLINICLNARDAMPSGGILKIVTDNYALSPDHLLIQRGWKEGVYVRITISDNGSGMTQEVQTQIFEPFFTTKEPGRGTGLGLSMVYGIIQNHGGVIDVKSALDQGTTFEILLPSIADIMIQEEVLPSRPIISPKGSETILIVDDEEIIRQLGADILEDVGYKVILASRGEEAIPLYRQKRKDIGLVVLDVVMPGLGGKETFRKLREINPNIKVLLSSGYSTDGEVGEILKEGVSGLIQKPYKDEELIGKVREILDA, encoded by the coding sequence ATGCCGAGGCCATCCAGTACCAAAAAAGAAAAGTCCGGGGCATTGAAAACACCCCAAAAATCCTCTAAGGATATGGGATTGGACGTTGGATATCAACAGGCGATCCAAAAGTTGCATCTGTCAGAGAAGTTGTTAAGGGCCTCGGAAAGGAAATACCGCTCTCTGGTGGAAAGCATTCCCGACATCATATTTGCCCTCGATCTGAACGGTTCTATCACTTATATAGGTCCGAAGTGGAAAAAGATCCTGGGACATGATGAATCCGAGGTGCTGGGGAAATTTTTTATTCATTTTGCACCGGCCGAAGAACATTCTTTTTTAACGCAGGTTTTTAAGGAGGCCCGAAATTTTAAAAAGAGTGTTGAGAATATTTGTTGGCAATCTCATCGAAAAGACGGACAAATCCGGTATTTCTCCGGGAGCGCCGCCCCTTTGCTGGACGAGCAGGGACAGGTCGTGGGAACCATGGGTATTGCCCGGGACATTACGGAACAAAAAAAGCTCGAGGAACAGCTTCTTCAGGCCCAGAAAATGGAATCTATCGGGAATCTGGCCGGCGGCATTGCCCATGATTTTAATAACCTTTTGGGAGGAATTTTGGGGTATGCCTCTTTTGTTAAAAAGAAGATGTCACCCGAAGACCCTTTGTATCATTCGATAAACTCCATTGAACGAACCGCCGGGCAGGCCGCAGAATTAACCAGACAGCTCCTGGGCTTTGCCAGGCGCGGGAAATATCAGGTTAAGCCGATCAACTGTAATGCCCTGATTCAGGATCTGGTTCAGTTCCTGGGCCGGACCATAGACAAGCGGATTACCCTGGAGGTGGACCTGAATCCCCGATTAAATTTGATCGAGGGGGACGAAGCCCAGCTTCAACAGTCCCTGATCAATATCTGTTTGAATGCTCGTGACGCCATGCCTTCAGGCGGCATCCTGAAAATTGTCACCGATAATTATGCCTTGTCTCCTGACCATCTCTTAATACAACGGGGCTGGAAGGAAGGGGTTTACGTCAGGATTACTATTTCGGATAATGGCAGCGGTATGACCCAGGAAGTCCAAACTCAGATCTTTGAACCTTTTTTTACGACCAAAGAACCGGGAAGGGGGACAGGATTGGGCCTTTCCATGGTCTACGGCATCATTCAAAATCACGGCGGGGTCATTGATGTTAAAAGTGCCCTTGACCAGGGGACCACCTTTGAAATTTTATTGCCATCCATAGCGGATATCATGATTCAGGAGGAGGTCCTTCCTTCCCGGCCCATTATCAGTCCGAAAGGGTCGGAAACCATCCTTATTGTGGATGATGAAGAAATAATCCGTCAATTAGGGGCTGACATCCTGGAAGATGTAGGTTATAAAGTAATATTAGCATCCAGAGGTGAGGAGGCCATCCCGCTTTATCGACAAAAACGGAAGGATATCGGTCTGGTGGTCCTGGATGTGGTCATGCCCGGGTTGGGGGGAAAGGAAACCTTTCGGAAATTAAGGGAAATCAATCCGAATATCAAAGTGTTACTCTCGTCCGGCTACAGTACGGATGGGGAGGTGGGGGAGATCCTTAAGGAAGGGGTAAGCGGCCTGATCCAAAAACCCTATAAGGACGAAGAATTGATCGGGAAGGTTAGAGAGATTCTGGATGCTTGA
- a CDS encoding creatininase family protein → MLIEAITMPEFEEQLKKSQTVVVPIGSVEEHGPHLPLSTDTVHAYEVSRQACEKTGAFLAPPVHYGICRSTSQHPGTISISGETLRGLLKDIGRSFYQHGLRNFVFLSGHAGGTHTAAMLEAGECLLEQLPGINVASLNILELGLKGWMPIIETKDDSHAGELETSVMMVLRPDWVKGNGTREYPSFPKGILVRDKRRFWPGGVWGDPSKANPEKGSRCLETVVEALVQLIKQLENWKE, encoded by the coding sequence ATGTTAATTGAAGCCATAACGATGCCCGAGTTTGAGGAACAGCTCAAGAAAAGCCAGACTGTTGTGGTCCCCATCGGTTCGGTGGAAGAACACGGCCCCCATCTTCCTTTAAGTACGGATACGGTCCATGCTTATGAAGTCAGTCGTCAGGCTTGTGAAAAAACCGGAGCCTTTTTGGCCCCTCCGGTTCATTACGGAATCTGCCGGAGTACTAGCCAACACCCGGGAACCATCAGCATCAGCGGTGAAACCTTAAGGGGGCTGCTTAAAGATATCGGCCGTTCCTTTTATCAACATGGGTTAAGAAATTTTGTGTTTCTCAGCGGTCATGCCGGTGGGACCCATACGGCGGCCATGCTGGAAGCCGGAGAATGCCTTTTAGAACAACTTCCGGGGATTAATGTGGCCAGCTTGAATATATTAGAGTTGGGCCTCAAGGGTTGGATGCCCATCATCGAGACCAAGGATGACTCTCATGCCGGTGAATTAGAGACCTCGGTGATGATGGTTTTACGGCCTGACTGGGTCAAAGGAAATGGGACCCGGGAATACCCTTCTTTCCCGAAAGGGATCCTGGTCAGAGATAAAAGGCGATTCTGGCCGGGAGGGGTTTGGGGAGATCCGTCCAAGGCCAACCCGGAAAAGGGGAGCCGGTGTTTAGAAACCGTAGTCGAGGCCTTAGTGCAGTTGATTAAGCAATTAGAAAATTGGAAGGAGTAA
- a CDS encoding TlpA family protein disulfide reductase — translation MLLKKKWLPLILAGIMIGVFTGLSYGAPEGVQKVRPAKEFSLKDLSSKKVSLSDFRGKVILLNFFTTWCPPCRIEIPELVKIYQQNKNKGLVVLGVSLDKDVVPFMLKNFAKEMKISYPVLIGTEEVADSYQITGVPATFVISKEGKAYKRFDGLVPTDHLEKALKDLLETKS, via the coding sequence ATGTTATTGAAGAAGAAATGGTTGCCCCTGATTCTGGCCGGAATAATGATAGGAGTTTTTACCGGGTTGTCATACGGGGCTCCTGAAGGCGTCCAAAAAGTTCGACCGGCAAAAGAATTCAGCTTAAAGGATTTATCCTCAAAAAAGGTGAGCCTGTCTGATTTCAGAGGCAAAGTGATTTTGCTGAACTTTTTTACCACCTGGTGTCCTCCCTGCCGCATAGAAATCCCTGAACTGGTAAAGATTTACCAGCAGAATAAGAATAAAGGATTGGTGGTCCTGGGGGTATCTTTGGATAAGGATGTGGTCCCCTTTATGCTCAAGAATTTTGCCAAGGAGATGAAGATCTCTTACCCGGTACTGATCGGGACAGAAGAAGTGGCGGATTCCTATCAAATTACAGGGGTGCCGGCTACTTTTGTGATCAGTAAAGAAGGAAAAGCCTATAAACGGTTTGATGGGTTGGTGCCCACCGATCATTTGGAGAAGGCCTTGAAAGATCTGCTGGAAACAAAATCATAA
- a CDS encoding discoidin domain-containing protein codes for MTIFPMSIKKSSLKLLLPLILILGAALRLLFLVTPPMDSDQAINGLMARHILGGEFPLFFYGQDYAGSIEAFLVSTIFFFLGASRFSLDLTIVLESIFFILFIYYLARRIFDQKTALLSALFTAFSSYYLIFHSILARGAYIEIPIIGALLFIFSHKIIYGDEPAGRNYFFVGFLSGLGVWTHLLIVFYLPPIFLLLFVKDRWFWWRKTILFFFLGLLLGGLPLWVHNTVHPLVTWHYLFESAGGNESALISLKDFFLYRFPEALGVMDNEHHLFFIPYFSFLMYVTYLALFLFQFVSRRKGFLALCKLKIRGSNGFDLLLLFLLLYPVIFSLSGFDAAHTSRYLQPIFVGLPILLAAFTKRLKCASVILASLFLVLHLFSNLYGTITELPLISKSQVTQFRQARENDRDLLSFLKGKKITYVYTPDYWRSVQLTFDAREEIIFAQSVDDRYPHYTGLIDGDPRPAFLLRGDHKGFEDSLINIGATYKKSQVSGYTIYYDFLPPPYRFTELMPTNWRATANAFPETTMNIFDKDLTTRWSSETPQKAGLALEIDLGKMVPDLGRITLLAGKSANGPRGLRLEISPDGLQWQLVGETPEFEGALFWSGPHPFYRPEEGRIDLVFPPQAGRFLRFTQLGNDPRYPWSVAECFIYQAHPRSEKGSHDAKKLVSYLRQFDVTRIYTTPWVQSQFPPEWRAPKGGLGFQGEGEGLVHSLANPIFVVEKGNAPALAQFIKNSLKRPYEEQEINGHRVFSLISSSDQYQPLSRKNWRFRTNHNPGQVPLAADGKINTRWSTGRPQVPGAFFEIDLGKEQRVARIRLLVGKSRDDYPRGYEMRYSTDGRTWTSLNATMSPHILHWTGETLLKGSEDLDVTFPPTPMRYLQIVQTGRDAVYYWSIHEVEIYGKN; via the coding sequence ATGACCATTTTTCCGATGTCCATCAAGAAATCAAGTCTGAAACTATTATTACCCTTAATCCTGATCCTCGGAGCGGCCCTTCGCCTCCTTTTCCTTGTCACCCCCCCCATGGACTCCGATCAGGCCATTAACGGCCTGATGGCCCGCCATATACTCGGAGGGGAGTTCCCTCTTTTTTTTTACGGCCAGGATTACGCTGGAAGCATCGAGGCCTTTCTCGTTTCCACCATCTTTTTCTTCCTGGGTGCTTCCCGTTTTTCCCTGGATTTGACCATTGTTCTTGAATCGATTTTTTTCATCCTCTTCATCTATTATTTAGCCCGTCGCATTTTTGATCAAAAAACAGCCCTTCTTTCAGCCCTGTTTACGGCCTTTTCCTCCTACTACCTCATTTTCCATTCCATTCTGGCCCGGGGCGCCTATATTGAAATACCGATTATCGGGGCCTTGCTTTTTATCTTCAGCCACAAAATAATCTATGGCGATGAACCGGCCGGCCGGAATTATTTTTTTGTCGGATTTCTTAGCGGCCTGGGGGTATGGACCCATCTCCTGATTGTTTTTTATCTGCCGCCCATCTTCCTGCTCCTGTTCGTTAAAGACCGTTGGTTCTGGTGGCGCAAAACCATCCTTTTCTTTTTCCTGGGTCTGCTCCTTGGCGGCCTGCCGCTCTGGGTCCATAACACAGTCCATCCCCTGGTCACCTGGCATTATCTTTTTGAAAGTGCCGGCGGAAATGAATCGGCCTTGATTTCCTTAAAAGACTTTTTCCTCTACCGGTTTCCGGAAGCCCTGGGGGTAATGGACAACGAACACCATTTGTTTTTTATCCCCTACTTTTCTTTTCTTATGTATGTTACTTACCTGGCCTTGTTTTTATTCCAGTTTGTTTCCAGAAGAAAGGGGTTCCTGGCTTTATGCAAACTGAAGATCCGGGGAAGTAACGGGTTTGACCTCCTGCTCCTGTTTTTATTGCTTTATCCTGTAATCTTCTCCCTGAGCGGCTTTGATGCGGCCCATACCAGCCGCTATCTCCAACCCATATTTGTCGGCCTGCCCATCCTGTTGGCCGCCTTTACCAAGAGATTAAAATGCGCCTCCGTTATTTTGGCCTCCCTTTTCCTGGTCCTCCACCTGTTTTCCAACCTCTATGGTACGATTACCGAACTGCCTCTGATTTCAAAAAGCCAGGTAACGCAATTCAGACAGGCCAGGGAAAATGATCGGGATTTACTTTCCTTTCTCAAGGGAAAAAAGATTACCTATGTCTATACACCGGACTACTGGCGTTCCGTGCAACTCACCTTTGATGCCCGGGAAGAAATTATTTTTGCCCAATCGGTGGATGATCGTTATCCCCATTATACCGGGTTAATCGATGGCGATCCCCGACCGGCCTTTCTGCTCCGCGGAGACCATAAAGGGTTTGAAGACTCTTTAATTAATATCGGCGCCACTTATAAGAAAAGCCAGGTCTCCGGATACACTATTTACTATGACTTCTTACCCCCGCCTTACCGTTTCACTGAACTTATGCCGACCAACTGGAGGGCAACAGCCAATGCTTTTCCGGAAACAACAATGAATATTTTCGATAAGGACCTGACTACCCGTTGGTCTTCCGAGACCCCCCAAAAGGCCGGACTGGCGCTCGAAATCGATTTAGGAAAAATGGTTCCCGATCTGGGTCGTATAACCCTTTTGGCCGGAAAGTCCGCAAATGGCCCTCGGGGTCTTAGGCTGGAGATCTCTCCTGATGGGCTGCAATGGCAATTAGTGGGTGAGACTCCGGAGTTCGAGGGGGCACTCTTCTGGTCCGGCCCCCATCCTTTTTATCGTCCGGAGGAGGGCCGGATTGATTTGGTTTTTCCCCCGCAGGCAGGACGTTTTTTAAGGTTCACCCAGCTTGGTAATGACCCCCGTTATCCCTGGTCTGTGGCCGAATGTTTTATTTACCAGGCTCACCCCCGATCGGAGAAGGGATCTCATGATGCAAAAAAATTGGTTTCTTATTTAAGACAGTTTGATGTTACCAGGATTTATACTACCCCCTGGGTCCAGTCCCAGTTCCCTCCGGAATGGCGAGCTCCCAAAGGGGGGTTGGGCTTTCAGGGAGAAGGAGAAGGGCTGGTACACTCTCTTGCGAACCCGATCTTTGTGGTTGAAAAGGGAAATGCCCCGGCCCTGGCCCAATTCATAAAAAATAGTTTAAAAAGGCCTTATGAAGAACAGGAAATCAATGGCCACCGGGTTTTTTCATTAATTTCCTCTTCGGATCAGTATCAACCCCTCTCCCGAAAAAATTGGCGTTTCCGGACCAATCATAATCCCGGCCAGGTTCCATTGGCCGCTGATGGAAAGATAAACACCCGTTGGTCCACGGGTAGACCGCAAGTCCCTGGGGCTTTCTTTGAAATCGATTTAGGGAAAGAACAAAGGGTCGCCCGGATACGCCTTTTAGTCGGCAAATCCAGAGACGATTATCCTAGGGGCTACGAGATGCGGTATTCGACCGATGGCCGGACCTGGACTTCATTAAACGCGACTATGAGTCCCCATATCCTCCATTGGACCGGGGAAACCCTTTTGAAAGGGAGCGAGGATCTGGATGTTACCTTTCCCCCTACGCCTATGCGCTATTTACAAATTGTTCAAACCGGCAGGGATGCCGTCTATTATTGGTCTATTCATGAGGTGGAGATTTATGGTAAGAATTGA